In Longimicrobium sp., the sequence TCCTCCGCTTGGGGTGGAGGAGCCAACCTGTGGGATCGGCCGCCCGCGCGCTCACCTCACGCGCAGACCGCCACGAGTGCGATGCCGACTGTCAGATTTTCGCCCGCCGAAAGTGTCAGATTTACGCCCGCCGCTAACACCGCACGTCCGTTGCGGGAACGCGTCGATCGTAGGATGCAATCGCCCCCGCGCCTGGCTCAGGCGCGGGGGCGATTCTCTTGCGGCTCGCCGCGCTCGCGGAGCCCTCATGCGAGATCCGGGAGAAGGATTGGTGCATCCGACCCACTCACGTGCTGCCGCACCCACAGATCCTTCGGCCTGCAAGGTGTTGTGCTGATGCGAGTTGCGGTGTGGCCCGCCTCAAGATGACGTCGGGGGGGGGCAGTGCGTAAGCACAACCGCGCGGCCGCTACCTGCGGTTCGTGAAGGGGTGCTCGAAGCTGAGGTAGAGAAAGAGCGAGCGCTCGCCCGCGCTGGGACCGATGCCGATGGGGACGGCGACGCCGGGGACGACCTGCAGCCCGTGCGGCAGGTTCCACCCGAAGCGCACGCCGGGCGAGATCGTGGCGCTGTTGCCCGAATCGGTGCTCCCCGGCCCGGCTACCGACTCGTCGCGCGTCCACACCCCTTCGACGAAGAGGTTGAACATCGGCCGCACCAGCCAGACGGCGCTCTGCGCGAGCGAGACCGAGGTCGTGGCGGCGCGGTTCCCGGCCGCGTCCCGCGCCCGCGGCGTCCACGTGACCCCGGCGTTGGAGTGGGCGACGAGGCGGTCCTTCACCACCACCCAGCTCAGCGGGACCGCGCCCTGGATGCCGGCTCCGCCGCTGCCGAATCCCCGGTCCGCATCGCCCGTGGGAAGGATGGCGGTGAGGCGCGGGGAGATGGCGAGCGCCGCATCTCCATCTCCCACAAGCTGGTAGCGATAGTTGACCGCGATGTCGCCGATGCCCGTCTCGCCCGGCGTGTGGGCGAGCGGGAGGGTGTAGCTGAGCTGATGCCTGATCCCCCCGAGCGGCCACTCCTGCGTGAACGTGTACATCCACGCGCCGCCGCGGTCGCGCACGAAGTTGCTGATGTGCTGCACCACGCCGCGCTCCTGGTTGTACGCCTCTTCGACGAGAAAGCTGTTGTCCTGGATGGGTCCGGCGGCTTCTGCGGAATCGGTCTGCGCGTGGAGCGGCGCGGCGGCGGCCAGCGCGGCGGCCAGGACGAGGAGGTGTGTGCGCACGGGGACTTGGACGCGGGGGGAGGGGAACCTCGGGACCGCGCCAGTCTACGTCCCCGCCGCATCTCCGCGCCAGACAAACGGACGAGCCCGCCCCCGCGGGGTTGCGGAGGCAGGCTCGTTCGCTGGACTGCCCGGGCGATCAGAAGAGGGTGATGCCGAGCATGAACTGGTTGCGCTCCAGGTCCGGGCTCTGGCTCTCGGACGACGAATCGCTGACGTGGCGGTACTGTCCGTCCACGCCGATCATCGGCGTGAGCTGCAGGCGCAGGCCGGCCTGGTAGCCCAGCTGCGTGCGGCTGTCCTCGATCTTCGGAGACGTCGCGCCGCTGCGCACGTCCTCGATGGTGTAGCGCCCGAGCCCCGCGTGCACGCCCACGTACGGCCGCACGGGGATCACCGGGATGCGGAAGAAGTAGTTGGCCTCGCCGATGACCGAGAAGGCGGTGGTCTGCGCGTTCACGTCGGTGGCCTTGCCCTCGGTGTACGCGCTGACGCCCACGCCGATGCCCATCGGCAGCACGTACTCCGCGCCGACGCTGAACCCGTCGGGCGAGGGCACGTCGTTGAACCCCGACGAGCGTGCGTCCTGCACGTTGGACGAGTTGAAGACGTAGCTCCCCTTGAGCGCGAACCCGGACTGCGCGTGCAGCGCGGGCGCCGCGGCGAAGGCCGCCAGCGCGGCCAGTGCGAACGTGGTGTTCTTCATCCCTGCGTCATCTCCTGCTGTAGTGTTTGATGCGGCACCGCTCCACCGGCGGCCGCGAGCCCGGTGCCGCCCTGCCCGGCCGCCGTTGCACCTCGCGTCTACCCACATGAAGTGCAACAAGATCCACTTGGAACGTTTGGAGTTGGATGCCGATTCTCCGGTTGACTGGGTGCGGATTGCTGTTATGTATTCAGGGCGGTGACACCCAGCGCCCAGGCTATCCTATGGATGAGCGGCAGTTGAAGCATCTGGCCAACGTGGTGGATCTCCCGCCGCCTCCAGAGGACGACGAGGACGATGACGATCCGCCGCCGGACCATCCGGGTTTCCTGGAAGCCCGCGCGGCGGGCTTTCGCTCCCTGCGGCAGCAGCTTGCGCGGAGAAGGAAGAAGAAGTAGACAAAGTGATCTACCTGTGTTATCTTGCCGGGGTCGACTTATCGATCCCGGCCTTTTTCATATCTTCCGATGCGCTATCCTGGCGAGGTGTGGTATCTCCCCCGCGAAGCTCGCGACGAGGGAGATACCAAAGGACGACGGCATGTCCTGCTCACTCCGTGCCGCGAAGCAGGCGACGAGGCCACTCTTGCGTATGCGAGCACGCAAGCGACCGACGCCCGCCGTGGCGGAGCCCACGTGCGGATCGATCCCGCGCGGACGCGGTACGGCGCGGCCGGACTCACCGGCTTCAACCGGCCGACCTTCGTCTACCCCTGCCGATTGATCAGCGCCGTCTCCGAGGACATGGACCGGATGGTCGGGCGGCTGATCGACGAAATGGCGGAGGTCAGATCGGCGCTTGCCGACGCCTTGGGTCTGAGAACCGGAACCTGCGACGGAAGTGGCGCCGCGGCCGGGAGCTGGCGCGGCCGTGTGGTGCGGGTGACGGATGGGGTGGCCGAAGAAGCCGGGTTCTTGTACGGCGTCGTGGTCACGGAACCACGATATTCCCGGCGCCGGCGTTATCAGCTGCTGATCCCGCTATTAAACGAAGACGAGTTCGAGCATGATGCGCTTGACGTCCGGGTGGCGGATCCGGCGGTTGCGCTTCTCGGAGCGGAATGGACCACCGCGCTCATTGCGACTCGGCTGATCCAGACCGCGTTTCATAAACACGAGATCAATGCGTGGACCGAGCTTGTGGTCAGTGAGACGATAATGACGGAGATCGACGACGCTCTGCGCAGCCTCTTCGCCCTGTAGCTCCGAAACGGACAGGCCCCCGCCGGTCGCTTGGACCTGCGGGGGCTCTGGTCGCATCCATCTCGCGCGCGGCTACGAGCCGATGGCGGCGTCGAGAAGGTCGTCGCCGGCGCCCTGGCCGGCGAGCATCTCGCCGGGGGAGGGGAGCGACTCGTTCAGGATCTGCTCCACCTGCGCGCGGTCGGCGGCGGAGACCTCGCGGTCGCGGCGCGGGGCGGCGGGCTGGTGAAAGGTGAGCGCCAGCGCGGTGCCGGCCACGCCCGCGGCGGCCGCGAGCGGCACCAGCGCGCGGAAGCGGCGGCGCGCCGGCTGGACGCGCTGCTCGCGGCGCAGCCGCGCCAGCGGAAGCTCGGCCCGCGCCATCAGCGCGCCGCGCATGCGGCCGAAGTCAGGCTCGGGGACCTCGCCGTACGCGTCGCGAAGCGCGGCGGAGAGGACCGGGTCCCGGTCGGGGTCGTGCGTGAAGGTCTCCATCATGAACTCCTTTCGTACGGCGCCAGCGCCTTCTTCAGCGTCTTGCGCGCCTCGTGCAGGTGCCAGCGCACGGTCCCGTCGCTGATCTCCAGGATCTCCGCGATCTCGGGTCCGCCAAAGCCTTCCAGCTCGAACAGCTCCACGATCACGCGCTGCCGCTCGGGAAGCGCGTCCATCGCGCGCCGCAGCCGCTCGCGCAGCTCGGTGCGCTCGGCCTCGCGCTCGGGGGTGGGGCCATGCGCGGCGGTGCCGTCGGGGATCTGGTCGACCGCGCGGAGCGAGCGTGCCTTGCGGGCGTTCAGCCCGCGGTTCACCAGGATGCGGAAGAACCAGGGCGCGAACGGGCGGCCGGGCTCGAAGGTGCCGATCCGCTGCAGGACCGCCATGTACGTCTCCTGCACCAGGTCTTCCGCGTCTTCCTTCTGTCCCATCAGCCGGTAGGCGACGGCGAACGCGCGGCGCATGTAGCGGGTGACGAGGGTCTCGAACGCCGCCGCGTCGCCGGCGCGGACGCGCTCGACCAGCGCGGGCTCGTCGTCCGGCGCGGCCTGCGGCGGCGGGCGGCTGGGTGCTTCCACGCGCAGCGGCGCGCCCGCGGTGCTCAAGGCAGGCCCGCGCGCACCCTGCCGCGCCCGCGCATTCCGCCGCCCATCCGCCCCCCGCGCCCGCCCTGCAGGCGCCCCTGCCGCCGCTCGCGCAGCAGCTCGCGGGCGCGCGCCTTCTGCCCCGGCGTGAGCACCGTGCGCGCCTCGCGCATGGCCCCGGCCACGTTGCCGCGGATGCGCTGCACCAGCGGACGCAGCTCGTCGGGCACCGGCGGGCGGCCCTGCGCGCGGACGCGGGCGAGCTCGGCCTGCCGCTGCTCCGGCGTCATGCGCAGGAGCGCGGCGCGGCGCTGCTCGCGGTACACCTGCCAGCGCCGCATCAATTCCTCGCGGAGCGGGCGATTCGTGGCCTCCAGCCGCGTGGCGATCCCCTGCAGCCGCGCCACCTGCGCGTCGCTGAGCTGCAGATCGCCGCGTACCTGCATCAGCGCGTCGAACGGGCGCTGGTCGTTGCGGTCCAGCAGCTCGGCCCCGGGCTGCTGCTCCGCCGCCTGCGCCATCCCCGGCGCGGACGCCAGCAGCAGCGCGCACAGGCCGAGGAGAATCGGGTGGGTTCTCATCTCACGAATCACCGCTCGTCGTCTTCCATCTCCATCGCGCCGCAGTCGACCCATCCCCCTCCGCGGCGCCGCTGACCGTTATACCACCGGACCACGCAAAACGTTGGGGGAATGGGGATAAAGATCTTCATCCCCATTATATTGCATCTTCGGGATGGAGATGGGATTCGTCGTTTCGCCCGATCCCCTCACCGGCGACTGAAGTCGCAGCAACAACTACGGGAAGCCTCGCAAACCGCGCGAGGCTGTTCGAGTCGGAACTCGGTTCCGGCTCGGAGGGCGTGGGCTCGAGCGAAGGCCCCTCACTTTCGCACTTTCGCACTTTCGCACGTTCGCACTTCCTCTCGGGCAACCCTCTGCCACCGCGCGGCATCCATCTACCGGACACCGCGCGCGGAGCCGCATGGAGGACAACGAGCTCGTTCAACTCGCCCGCCAGGGGGACGGCGGCGCCATCCGGACGCTGTACCAGCGACACGCGCGCCGCGTGTTCGCCGTGGTGCGGCGCCTGGCCGGCGACGACGCCCTGGCCGAGGACTGGGCCCAGGAGGCGTGGGTGCGCGTGATCCGCGCGCTTCCCGCCTTCCGCGGCGACAGCCAGTTCTCCACCTGGCTGCACCGGGTGGCGGTGAACAGCGCGCTGCACGGCCGCCGCAGCCGCGAGCGCAAGGCGGGGCGCGAGACGCTGATCGACGACTCGCACGAGGGGCGCGGCGGCGCGGGCGACCCGCTGCTGAAGATGAAGCTGGAGCGGGCGATGGAACGCCTTCCCGAGGGAATGCGCCGCGTGCTGGTGCTGCACGACGTGGAAGGCTACACGCACGAGGAGATCGGGGAGATGCTGGGGATCAACGCGGGCACCTGCAAGAGCCAGCTCTTCAAGGCGCGCGCGAAGATGCGGGCCATGCTGAGCCCCGTGCCCGAACGGATGGAGGAGGTGCAGGCATGCAACACCTGACGCTGGAGGCGCTGGCCCGCCTGGTGGACGAGCCGCCGCTGGCCGACGAGGCGATCCACCTGGGCACGTGCCTGGCGTGCCGCCGCGAGCTGGCGGAGATGCGCGGCCAGACGGCGGCGCTGGGCTCGCTGGCCGACCCCGAGCCGCCCGCCGGCGCGTGGACGGCGCTCGAGGCGGCGCTGCGCGGCGAGGGGCTGATCGCCGACATCCCGCGGCGGGCGGAGATCCCGTTCTGGCGCCGGCCGCAGGTGCTGCGCGCGGCCGCGGCGCTGGCACTCTTCGTCCTGGGCGGCGCCGCGGGAATGGCGCTGCGCGGGCGGACGGCGCAGGTCGCCGCGGGGCCGGAGACGGTGCGCGGGCTGCCGGTCACCGTCCATCCCACCGCCGCCGGGGGAGACGGGGCGCTGGCGTCGCTTCCCTCCACCCCGGCGCCGGAGGCACCGTTCGCGGCGGAGCCGGACGCGGGAGCGGGAAACGGCGCGCGGCTGGCGTCCAACGCCGCCGCGCCGCCGGCGGCGCGGCGGCCGGTGAGCCCCGAGGTGCGGCGCGCGGCGCGCGAGCTGGCGCAGGCCGAGGCCGCGTACCTGACCGCGCTGCAGCGCTACGCGGCCATCGCCGACCCGCAGTCCGGCGCGGACGCGGACACGCGGATGGCGGCGCTGGAGCGGATGCTGTCCACCACGCGCCAGGCGCTGGAGCGCGCGCCCGACGACCCGGTCATCAACGGGTACCACATGGCCGCCCTGCGCGAGCGCGACGCGCTCCGCCGCGAGATGGCGGCCGGCGACAAGGACTGGTTCTAGAAAAAAGTGCCAAGTGCCTAGTGCCCAGTGCCAGGTAACTCAGCTCGGATGGAGATTTCGTCTCAGCACTCAGCACTCAGCACTAGGCACTTGGAACTAGGCACCAGGCACTTTTTTCCCACAGGAGCACGACTGACGTGAAGATTCGCATCTGGCTGGCGGCGCTGGTGATGGCCGCCTCGCTCCCCGCCGCCGCCCGCGCGCAGGACCGCGGCAACGGCTACATGGGGATTCTGTTCGGCAGGGACGACGACAACGTGGCGCGGGTGGAGGAGGTGCTCCCCGGCTCGCCCGCGGACCGCGCCGGGATCCGCGCGGGCGACGTGGTGGTGCGGCTGAACGGCCGCGCCGCGACGGAAGAGGCGGTGGAATCGCTGCGCGAGCACCTGGCCGCCGGCGAGACCGTACGGCTGCGCGTGCGCCGCGACGGCCGCGAGGAGGAGCGCGTGGTGGTGGCGGGCGAGCGCCCGCGGCGCATCACCGGGAACTTCCCGGGCGGGGTGGACGTGCCGGGCGGCGTGATGGTGATTCCGCCCGACGGGCGGCGCATCGTCATCCGCATGGACACCATGGCGGTGCACATGGACAGCCTGCTGTCGCGGATGGATTCGCTGCGCGTGCACCTGCGCCGCTTTCAGGGCGACAGCATCGTCATCCGCATGGACACCATGATGCGCGTGTGGCGCGACTCGCTGGTGCGGGTGATGCCGCGCGCCGGGGCGGAGCTGG encodes:
- a CDS encoding outer membrane beta-barrel protein, which codes for MKNTTFALAALAAFAAAPALHAQSGFALKGSYVFNSSNVQDARSSGFNDVPSPDGFSVGAEYVLPMGIGVGVSAYTEGKATDVNAQTTAFSVIGEANYFFRIPVIPVRPYVGVHAGLGRYTIEDVRSGATSPKIEDSRTQLGYQAGLRLQLTPMIGVDGQYRHVSDSSSESQSPDLERNQFMLGITLF
- a CDS encoding RNA polymerase sigma factor, whose amino-acid sequence is MEDNELVQLARQGDGGAIRTLYQRHARRVFAVVRRLAGDDALAEDWAQEAWVRVIRALPAFRGDSQFSTWLHRVAVNSALHGRRSRERKAGRETLIDDSHEGRGGAGDPLLKMKLERAMERLPEGMRRVLVLHDVEGYTHEEIGEMLGINAGTCKSQLFKARAKMRAMLSPVPERMEEVQACNT
- a CDS encoding RNA polymerase sigma factor, producing the protein MSTAGAPLRVEAPSRPPPQAAPDDEPALVERVRAGDAAAFETLVTRYMRRAFAVAYRLMGQKEDAEDLVQETYMAVLQRIGTFEPGRPFAPWFFRILVNRGLNARKARSLRAVDQIPDGTAAHGPTPEREAERTELRERLRRAMDALPERQRVIVELFELEGFGGPEIAEILEISDGTVRWHLHEARKTLKKALAPYERSS
- a CDS encoding PDZ domain-containing protein; this translates as MKIRIWLAALVMAASLPAAARAQDRGNGYMGILFGRDDDNVARVEEVLPGSPADRAGIRAGDVVVRLNGRAATEEAVESLREHLAAGETVRLRVRRDGREEERVVVAGERPRRITGNFPGGVDVPGGVMVIPPDGRRIVIRMDTMAVHMDSLLSRMDSLRVHLRRFQGDSIVIRMDTMMRVWRDSLVRVMPRAGAELDRLRGRMGSLPFIVGMGARSIAGAEFAEMNAGLGRYFHTTQGLLVLQVGSGTPAARGGLQPGDVVLDANGRRVEDVDDLRQAFVRGNGQEVRLNVMRDGARRQLSVRWEPRDEVRTFRVERSRRDEERRRERP
- a CDS encoding transporter → MRTHLLVLAAALAAAAPLHAQTDSAEAAGPIQDNSFLVEEAYNQERGVVQHISNFVRDRGGAWMYTFTQEWPLGGIRHQLSYTLPLAHTPGETGIGDIAVNYRYQLVGDGDAALAISPRLTAILPTGDADRGFGSGGAGIQGAVPLSWVVVKDRLVAHSNAGVTWTPRARDAAGNRAATTSVSLAQSAVWLVRPMFNLFVEGVWTRDESVAGPGSTDSGNSATISPGVRFGWNLPHGLQVVPGVAVPIGIGPSAGERSLFLYLSFEHPFTNRR